The following are encoded together in the Cicer arietinum cultivar CDC Frontier isolate Library 1 chromosome 2, Cicar.CDCFrontier_v2.0, whole genome shotgun sequence genome:
- the UGT87H2 gene encoding UDP-glycosyltransferase 87A1, with amino-acid sequence MNFSGEGGDICHVVAMPFPGRGHINPMLSLCKILASRKQTNILITFVVTEEWLGYIGADPKPEAIRFATIPNVIPSDREKAADFLGFYEAVMTKLEEPFERLLDRLEPPVNVIIGDVELRWPVDVANRRNILVAAFWTMSASFYSLLHHLDVFSRHHNLTVDKLDEKVENILGVSSLYIQDIRTVLRKTDDRALQLALECIFNVQKANYLLLTTVQELEPETIDSLKAILPFQVYPIGPAIPYLELEDKNSPKTDHSHDYILKWLDSQPSESVLYISLGSFLSVSNAQMDEIVEALNNSEIRYLYMARGETSRLKDKCGDKGMVIPWCDQLKVLSHSSIGGFWSHCGWNSTLEALFSGVPMLTFPLFLDQFPNSSQIVDEWKNGWKVSKLESEVILAKEDIEELVKRFMDVESQEGKKIRDRARDLKFMCHKAIGEGGSSYTNLDAFISDISFISRCLE; translated from the exons ATGAATTTCTCCGGCGAAGGCGGCGACATCTGCCACGTCGTGGCGATGCCGTTTCCGGGAAGAGGACACATCAATCCCATGCTAAGCTTATGTAAAATCCTAGCATCACGAAAACAAACCAATATTCTCATAACCTTTGTGGTAACCGAGGAGTGGCTCGGCTATATCGGCGCCGATCCCAAGCCGGAAGCCATCCGCTTCGCTACTATTCCTAACGTCATCCCATCGGATCGCGAGAAAGCAGCCGATTTTCTCGGTTTTTATGAAGCCGTCATGACGAAGTTGGAAGAGCCGTTTGAGCGGCTTCTTGATCGGCTTGAGCCGCCGGTTAATGTAATCATTGGCGACGTTGAGCTGAGATGGCCCGTTGATGTTGCTAATAGAAGGAATATTCTCGTGGCTGCGTTTTGGACTATGTCGGCGTCGTTTTACTCTTTGTTACATCACCTTGATGTCTTTTCACGACACCACAATTTAACCGTCGACAAGCTGG ATGAAAAAGTAGAGAACATCCTTGGAGTTTCTTCACTTTATATACAAGACATTCGAACCGTACTTCGCAAAACCGATGATCGAGCTTTGCAGCTTGCATTGGAATGCATTTTCAATGTGCAGAAAGCAAATTATCTTCTTCTAACAACAGTCCAAGAGTTAGAACCTGAAACAATTGATTCCCTTAAAGCTATATTGCCCTTTCAAGTCTATCCTATTGGCCCTGCAATACCTTATTTAGAACTTGAAGATAAAAATTCGCCGAAAACCGATCATAGCCATGACTATATATTAAAGTGGTTGGATTCTCAACCATCTGAATCTGTATTATACATTTCATTAGGTAGTTTCCTATCAGTGTCTAATGCTCAAATGGACGAAATTGTTGAAGCGTTAAACAATAGCGAAATTCGATACCTTTATATGGCTCGCGGGGAAACATCGAGGTTGAAAGATAAATGTGGAGATAAAGGTATGGTGATACCATGGTGTGATCAATTGAAGGTTTTGTCACATTCTTCTATAGGTGGATTTTGGAGTCACTGTGGATGGAATTCAACTCTGGAAGCTCTATTTTCTGGTGTACCAATGTTGACATTTCCTCTTTTTTTGGATCAATTTCCTAATAGTAGTCAAATTGTGGATGAATGGAAAAATGGGTGGAAGGTATCAAAGTTGGAGAGTGAAGTGATTCTTGCAAAAGAAGATATAGAAGAGTTAGTTAAAAGGTTTATGGATGTTGAAAGCCAAGAGGGAAAGAAAATTAGAGATAGAGCAAGAGACCTCAAATTTATGTGTCATAAAGCAATTGGTGAAGGTGGATCCTCCTATACTAACTTAGATGCATTTATCAGTGACATTTCATTTATCTCGCGGTGCCTCGAATAA
- the LOC101495184 gene encoding zinc finger protein CONSTANS-LIKE 6 isoform X2, translating into MRYTSSLRSPKKEEQEVPESITPNFNKSYTHEDFYLLDELEEYLNIEEEQQKISPQNSSGELHWDIMEWDEFNRVGDEAEYSEEKNIKRENNDEFGEVNDEKSVALKLNLNYQEVLDAWSDRGSLWADGCSSLSTNNYASYMGEVPILEEERRRREASVLRYKEKRQNRLFSKKIRYQVRKLNADKRPRIKGRFVKRH; encoded by the exons ATGAGATACACTTCATCCCTTAGAAGTCCAAAAAAAGAAGAACAAGAAGTACCAGAATCTATCACACCAAACTTTAACAAATCTTACACTCATGAAGATTTCTATCTTTTAGATGAACTAGAAGAGTACTTGAACATTGAGGaagaacaacaaaaaatttcacCACAAAATAGTAGTGGTGAGCTTCATTGGGATATCATGGAATGGGACGAATTTAACCGTGTTGGCGATGAAGCAGAATATAGTGAAGAGAAGAATATAAAGAGAGAAAACAATGATGAATTTGGTGAAGTGAATGATGAAAAGAGTGTGgctttgaaattgaatttgaattatcAAGAGGTTTTGGATGCATGGTCTGACCGTGGATCTCTATGGGCTGATGGTTGTTCTTCATTGTCTACCAATAATTATGCTTCCTAT aTGGGAGAAGTACCAATATTGGAAgaagagagaagaagaagagaagcaAGTGTTCTTAGGTACAAAGAGAAACGTCAAAACAGATTGTTCTCAAAGAAGATAAGATACCAAGTTCGGAAATTAAACGCTGATAAAAGACCAAGAATCAAG GGTCGCTTTGTGAAGAGACACTAA
- the LOC101495184 gene encoding uncharacterized protein isoform X1 translates to MRYTSSLRSPKKEEQEVPESITPNFNKSYTHEDFYLLDELEEYLNIEEEQQKISPQNSSGELHWDIMEWDEFNRVGDEAEYSEEKNIKRENNDEFGEVNDEKSVALKLNLNYQEVLDAWSDRGSLWADGCSSLSTNNYASYMGEVPILEEERRRREASVLRYKEKRQNRLFSKKIRYQVRKLNADKRPRIKVTHFLNNFFFFFAIACLFCFVMKTSFCDILDVGSLCEETLRSLKRKYLNSKISRTTLLDVLLIGFSSNILVFIYSIFLFWFFLFVLIFLFLQNLKRMNS, encoded by the exons ATGAGATACACTTCATCCCTTAGAAGTCCAAAAAAAGAAGAACAAGAAGTACCAGAATCTATCACACCAAACTTTAACAAATCTTACACTCATGAAGATTTCTATCTTTTAGATGAACTAGAAGAGTACTTGAACATTGAGGaagaacaacaaaaaatttcacCACAAAATAGTAGTGGTGAGCTTCATTGGGATATCATGGAATGGGACGAATTTAACCGTGTTGGCGATGAAGCAGAATATAGTGAAGAGAAGAATATAAAGAGAGAAAACAATGATGAATTTGGTGAAGTGAATGATGAAAAGAGTGTGgctttgaaattgaatttgaattatcAAGAGGTTTTGGATGCATGGTCTGACCGTGGATCTCTATGGGCTGATGGTTGTTCTTCATTGTCTACCAATAATTATGCTTCCTAT aTGGGAGAAGTACCAATATTGGAAgaagagagaagaagaagagaagcaAGTGTTCTTAGGTACAAAGAGAAACGTCAAAACAGATTGTTCTCAAAGAAGATAAGATACCAAGTTCGGAAATTAAACGCTGATAAAAGACCAAGAATCAAGGTCACTCactttttgaataattttttttttttttttgcaatagcatgtttattttgttttgtaatgAAAACATCTTTTTGTGATATTTTGGATGTAGGGTCGCTTTGTGAAGAGACACTAAGGTCACTCAAGAGAAAATATCTCAATTCCAAAATATCTAGGACCACTCTTCTAGATGTGCTTTTAATTGGTTTTAGTTCTAATATTCTTGTATTTatctattcaatttttttattttggttttttttgtttgttttaatatttcttttcctacagaatttgaaaagaatgaattcctaa